The following coding sequences lie in one Globicephala melas chromosome 15, mGloMel1.2, whole genome shotgun sequence genomic window:
- the MSRB1 gene encoding methionine-R-sulfoxide reductase B1 isoform X1, whose product MSFCSFFGGEVFQNHFEPGIYVCAQCGYELFSSRSKYAHSSPWPAFTETIHADSVAKRPEHNQPGALKVSCGRCGNGLGHEFLNDGPKRGQSRFUIFSSSLKFIPKGKETSASQGQ is encoded by the exons ATGTCGTTCTGCAGCTTCTTTGGGGGCGAGGTTTTCCAGAACCACTTTGAGCCGG GCATCTACGTGTGTGCCCAATGTGGCTATGAGCTGTTTTCCAGCCGCTCAAAGTACGCACACTCATCCCCATGGCCGGCCTTCACCGAGACCATCCATGCTGACAGTGTGGCCAAGCGTCCAGAGCACAATCAGCCTGGAGCCTTAAAG GTGTCCTGTGGCAGGTGTGGCAATGGGCTGGGCCATGAGTTCCTGAACGATGGCCCCAAGCGTGGACAGTCCCGCTTCTGAATATTCAGCAGCTCACTGAAGTTCATCCCTAAAG GCAAAGAAACTTCTGCCTCCCAGGGACAGTAG
- the MSRB1 gene encoding methionine-R-sulfoxide reductase B1 isoform X2, producing MSFCSFFGGEVFQNHFEPGIYVCAQCGYELFSSRSKYAHSSPWPAFTETIHADSVAKRPEHNQPGALKAKKLLPPRDSRWAAHTQPRWTLLCGHTLDIPP from the exons ATGTCGTTCTGCAGCTTCTTTGGGGGCGAGGTTTTCCAGAACCACTTTGAGCCGG GCATCTACGTGTGTGCCCAATGTGGCTATGAGCTGTTTTCCAGCCGCTCAAAGTACGCACACTCATCCCCATGGCCGGCCTTCACCGAGACCATCCATGCTGACAGTGTGGCCAAGCGTCCAGAGCACAATCAGCCTGGAGCCTTAAAG GCAAAGAAACTTCTGCCTCCCAGGGACAGTAGGTGGGCAGCCCACACCCAACCCAGATGGACACTGCTTTGTGGCCACACTCTGGACATCCCACCTTAG
- the RPL3L gene encoding ribosomal protein uL3-like, whose protein sequence is MTHTLREVHRPGLKISKREEVEAVTIVETPPVVVVGVVGYVATPRGLRSFKTIFAEHLNDECRRRFYKDWHKSKKKAFTKACKRWRDADGKKQLQRDFAAMKKYCKVIRVIVHTQMKLLPFRQKKAHIMEIQLNGGTVAEKVAWAQARLEKQVPVHSVFSQSEVIDVIAVTKGRGVKGVTSRWHTKKLPRKTHKGLRKVACIGAWHPARVGCSIARAGQKGYHHRTELNKKIYRIGRGLHTEDGKVVKNNASTSYDVTDKSITPLGGFPHYGEVNNDFIMLKGCIAGTKKRVITLRKSLLVHHSRRALENIELKFIDTTSKFGHGRFQTAQEKRVFMGPQKKHLEKEKPETSGDL, encoded by the exons ATGACACACACTCTGCGGGAGGTGCACCGGCCAGGGCTCA AAATTTCCAAGCGGGAGGAGGTGGAGGCGGTGACAATTGTGGAGACGCCgcctgtggtggtggtgggcgtGGTGGGCTACGTGGCCACCCCACGAGGCCTGCGGAGCTTCAAGACCATCTTTGCGGAACATCTCAACGATGAGTGCCGCCGCCGCTTCTACAAGGACTG GCACAAGAGCAAGAAAAAAGCCTTCACCAAGGCCTGCAAGAGGTGGCGCGATGCCGACGGCAAGAAGCAGCTGCAGAGGGACTTTGCTGCCATGAAAAAGTACTGCAAGGTCATCCGGGTCATCGTCCACACCCAG ATGAAGTTGCTGCCCTTCCGGCAGAAGAAGGCCCATATCATGGAGATCCAGCTGAATGGCGGCACGGTGGCTGAGAAGGTGGCCTGGGCCCAGGCCCGGCTGGAGAAGCAGGTGCCAGTGCACAGTGTGTTCAGCCAGAGTGAGGTCATTGATGTCATTGCCGTCACCAAGGGCAGGGGCGTCAAAG GGGTCACGAGCCGCTGGCATACCAAGAAGCTGCCGAGGAAGACCCATAAGGGGCTGCGCAAGGTGGCCTGCATTGGTGCCTGGCACCCTGCCCGCGTGGGCTGCTCCATCGCCCGGGCTGGGCAGAAGGGCTACCATCACCGCACAGAGCTCAACAAGAAG ATCTACCGCATTGGTCGGGGGCTGCACACGGAGGACGGGAAGGTGGTTAAGAACAACGCATCCACCAGCTACGATGTGACCGACAAATCCATCACACCACTG GGTGGCTTCCCCCACTACGGGGAAGTCAACAATGACTTCATCATGCTGAAAGGTTGCATCGCGGGCACCAAGAAGAGGGTCATCACGCTGAGGAAG TCCCTCCTGGTGCACCACAGCCGCAGGGCCCTGGAGAACATCGAGCTCAAGTTCATTGACACCACCTCCAAGTTTGGCCATGGCCGTTTCCAGACAGCCCAAGAGAAGAGGGTCTTCATG GGTCCCCAGAAGAAGCatcttgagaaggaaaagccGGAAACCTCGGGAGACTTGTAG